The Falco naumanni isolate bFalNau1 chromosome 1, bFalNau1.pat, whole genome shotgun sequence genome window below encodes:
- the FAM104A gene encoding protein FAM104A isoform X2, whose product MGMSCLPRHQRRQRRVQLLRLTLGLLLHACTCVVQSKCVTECAPQPGEMKVAVTKNSKEHRLKGNKVSCASSSSDSGSSSSSCSSSSINSPDRVCGAETSLNPIIAGSSPVSSQSFHEQSALSQGPYFHINQILKEAHFHSLQSRGRLPT is encoded by the exons ATGGGCATGAGCTGTCTGCCCCGCCACCAGCGCAGGCAGCGCAGAGTTCAGTTGCTGAGGCTAACGTTAGGACTCCTGCTTCATGCATGCACTTGTGTTGTACAG TCCAAATGCGTAACAGAATGTGCACCACAGCCTGGGGAAATG AAGGTGGCTGTAACGAAAAACAGTAAGGAACACAGactaaaaggaaacaaagtgtCCTGTGCG TCCTCCAGCAGCGAtagcggcagcagcagcagcagctgtagtAGCAGTAGCATCAACAGCCCTGACAGAGTGTGCGGTGCAGAAACCAGCCTAAACCCGATAATTGCAGGATCCAGCCCTGTCTCCTCTCAGTCCTTCCATGAGCAGTCTGCACTAAGCCAAGGTCCTTACTTCCACATCAACCAGATCCTGAAGGAGGCACACTTTCACAGCTTACAAAGCCGGGGACGCCTTCCTACATGA
- the FAM104A gene encoding protein FAM104A isoform X6, with translation MGMSCLPRHQRRQRRVQLLRLTLGLLLHACTCVVQSKCVTECAPQPGEMSSSSDSGSSSSSCSSSSINSPDRVCGAETSLNPIIAGSSPVSSQSFHEQSALSQGPYFHINQILKEAHFHSLQSRGRLPT, from the exons ATGGGCATGAGCTGTCTGCCCCGCCACCAGCGCAGGCAGCGCAGAGTTCAGTTGCTGAGGCTAACGTTAGGACTCCTGCTTCATGCATGCACTTGTGTTGTACAG TCCAAATGCGTAACAGAATGTGCACCACAGCCTGGGGAAATG TCCTCCAGCAGCGAtagcggcagcagcagcagcagctgtagtAGCAGTAGCATCAACAGCCCTGACAGAGTGTGCGGTGCAGAAACCAGCCTAAACCCGATAATTGCAGGATCCAGCCCTGTCTCCTCTCAGTCCTTCCATGAGCAGTCTGCACTAAGCCAAGGTCCTTACTTCCACATCAACCAGATCCTGAAGGAGGCACACTTTCACAGCTTACAAAGCCGGGGACGCCTTCCTACATGA
- the FAM104A gene encoding protein FAM104A isoform X5: MGMSCLPRHQRRQRRVQLLRLTLGLLLHACTCVVQKVAVTKNSKEHRLKGNKVSCASSSSDSGSSSSSCSSSSINSPDRVCGAETSLNPIIAGSSPVSSQSFHEQSALSQGPYFHINQILKEAHFHSLQSRGRLPT, encoded by the exons ATGGGCATGAGCTGTCTGCCCCGCCACCAGCGCAGGCAGCGCAGAGTTCAGTTGCTGAGGCTAACGTTAGGACTCCTGCTTCATGCATGCACTTGTGTTGTACAG AAGGTGGCTGTAACGAAAAACAGTAAGGAACACAGactaaaaggaaacaaagtgtCCTGTGCG TCCTCCAGCAGCGAtagcggcagcagcagcagcagctgtagtAGCAGTAGCATCAACAGCCCTGACAGAGTGTGCGGTGCAGAAACCAGCCTAAACCCGATAATTGCAGGATCCAGCCCTGTCTCCTCTCAGTCCTTCCATGAGCAGTCTGCACTAAGCCAAGGTCCTTACTTCCACATCAACCAGATCCTGAAGGAGGCACACTTTCACAGCTTACAAAGCCGGGGACGCCTTCCTACATGA